The window CACCGGATCGGCCAGGCGCTGGCGAAGTACCAGCACGCCGACGAGCAGGCGGCCGACGGGGTGGACTGCACGGGTGGCTGAGCGCGTGAAGCTCCTGGGGGTCCCGGCCGTTCTCCTGCTGCTCGCCGGCTGCGGGCAGCAGCGAACCGCCGAACCGGCCGCCGGTCATTCTTCGGCGCCCGCCACCGCCACGGCCGGGCAGCCGCCCGTCGTCGCGTGGACCGGCCTTGCCGCGATCGACCCGTGCGCGCTGCTCGACCCGCAGGACCGCTCGACCGCCGGGGTGAGCGTGCTCGGCAAGCCCAAGGACATCGCGGGTGCCCGCGCGTGCGACTGGACCGTGCCCGGCGCCTTCGGCGTCACCGTGACCCTCAGCGATACCGACGGACTGGCCGACCTCGAGGTCGCGAAGAAGACGGCCACCAAGACCAAGGTCGGCACGCACCCGGCGCTGCAGGTGGCGGACAAGAAGGCCGCCGACGGCACCTGCGCGGTGCTGCTCGGGGTGGGCGACGCGGCCAGCGTCCAGATCGACGTCAGCAACACCGGCTTCTCGGACACCCCGCTCGCGTGCCGCCGCGCGGGCACGGTGGCCGGGCTGGTCGAGCCCAAGCTGCCCTGAACCGGGAGGTGCGCCGTGTCCGAAGCCCCAGTGCCCACCGCGAGGTACGAGGCCTACAGCCACGAGGCGATGGCCGCGGAGGTGGCGCGGGACAACGACCCGGTCGCCGCGGGCGAGGCGGGCGCGCGCTGGGACGGGCTGGCGAAACGGCTGCACGAGTCGACCGCCGACCTCGCCGCGCTGGTCGCGTCTTCGGAAGAGAACTGGCGTGGCCGGGCGGGCGACGCGGCGCGCGCGGCGGTGGACCGGGCCGCGCGGTGGCTGTCGCACTCCGCCGCGGTGTCGGCGTCGGTGGGCAGCGCGGTGAGCGCGCAGGCGGAGGCGGCCGCGCGGGCCCGCGCCGACATGCCGCCGCCGGTGACGTACGACCCGGCGGCGATGATCCGCGACGCCGCGTCGTCCGGGAACGTGCTCGTCCTGGCCGGGCTGGCCGACGAGATGGCCGCCCGCCGCGCCGAAGCGGAAGCCGCGCGGCAGAAGGCGATCGACGTCATGCGGACCCGTGACGAGGCCCTGCGCGGCCACGTGCCCGCCGAGACGTTCGCCGACCCGCCCACGCTGGGGCCGGCTTGATCCGCGTCTCGGCGTCGGCGTTCGACATCCTCTGGACCGACCTCGGGCACGACCGGCCGCCGGAGCCGCTGACCGTGCGCAGCGTCGGCGCGACCGAGGAGGAACGCGCCGAGGTGCGCTCGGCGGTGTACGAGAACCTCGCCGAGCGGGGCCTGTACGACGGCGCTTTGGCACCGGCGCTGGCCGCGCGTCTGGATCTCCTGGCGGGCGGCGAGGTGTTCGTGGCGTGCGAGGCGCTGGCGGACATGACGGCGGCGGCCCCGTTCCGCGCGGTCACGGCGAGCGGTGGCGGCCACGGCGTGCTGGCGACCCAGCCGGAGCAGACGATCGGCCTGGACTCGATCCGCCCGGCCGAGGTCTGCACGGCCCTGGTCGACGTCTTGCCGGAACTGACGGCGGGGCCCGGCTACGGCGTCAACCTGGCGGCGTCGGCGCTTTCGGGCGCATCGGGTTCGGCGTCGACGTCCGCGCAGCAGCAGGAGGTCCTGGCGATCCAGGCCCGGCCGGTGTACGCGGCGGGCCAGTTCAGCGTGAGCCGGCGTACGGCGTCGGGCCGGGTGGAGCGGGTGGGCGGCCTGACGTGGTTCGACACCGACGTCGGCGCGTACTGCGCGACCAGGACGCCGGGGCGAGGTGGGCAGGAGTGGGTGAACGTGACCCCGGTCGACAGCGCCCGGCTCGCTTCCCGCATCGCCGCCCTGATCACCCCGGAGGACTGACCACCCGGGCATCACGCGTGATTGAAGGGGCATCACACGTGATTGGAGGGGCATCTCGCGTGATTGAAGGGGCGACACGGTGATGCCCGCTCAATCACGGGTGATGCCCGCTGGATCACGGGTGATGCCTGCTGGATCACGGGTGATGCCCCGCTGATCACGCGGTGGCTCCACTGGGCCCCACCGGCGTCCCCCACCGGGCCCCACCCTGGCTCCCCACCTGGCCCCACGGGCTGGGCCTTGGGTTCTTTCGCGGCCGTTATGCGGACGTGTGGGGTACAGCTGAGGTTGCTCCGGCCCCCGGCACGGGGGATCTTGGCCACCG of the Amycolatopsis sp. NBC_01488 genome contains:
- a CDS encoding ESX secretion-associated protein EspG, which encodes MIRVSASAFDILWTDLGHDRPPEPLTVRSVGATEEERAEVRSAVYENLAERGLYDGALAPALAARLDLLAGGEVFVACEALADMTAAAPFRAVTASGGGHGVLATQPEQTIGLDSIRPAEVCTALVDVLPELTAGPGYGVNLAASALSGASGSASTSAQQQEVLAIQARPVYAAGQFSVSRRTASGRVERVGGLTWFDTDVGAYCATRTPGRGGQEWVNVTPVDSARLASRIAALITPED
- a CDS encoding DUF3558 domain-containing protein, coding for MAERVKLLGVPAVLLLLAGCGQQRTAEPAAGHSSAPATATAGQPPVVAWTGLAAIDPCALLDPQDRSTAGVSVLGKPKDIAGARACDWTVPGAFGVTVTLSDTDGLADLEVAKKTATKTKVGTHPALQVADKKAADGTCAVLLGVGDAASVQIDVSNTGFSDTPLACRRAGTVAGLVEPKLP
- a CDS encoding PPE domain-containing protein, whose amino-acid sequence is MSEAPVPTARYEAYSHEAMAAEVARDNDPVAAGEAGARWDGLAKRLHESTADLAALVASSEENWRGRAGDAARAAVDRAARWLSHSAAVSASVGSAVSAQAEAAARARADMPPPVTYDPAAMIRDAASSGNVLVLAGLADEMAARRAEAEAARQKAIDVMRTRDEALRGHVPAETFADPPTLGPA